The Lytechinus pictus isolate F3 Inbred chromosome 10, Lp3.0, whole genome shotgun sequence genome includes a window with the following:
- the LOC129269509 gene encoding uncharacterized protein LOC129269509, with amino-acid sequence MTRGPMAETRWSNFSGTPADTNDVETINTAPPISSYRTMYHHAPPPAGSGNQGTLGASPDQQIITPMPTVMPASTVYDAGDPYGFSISDWSPRHCAVDVARVQIKPNASNAVSSSDSDIFKRSINERLDKYMVIRQRTFHGLTRSKSALRRLPLTDPRETMSEGSTPTWLHRSKTDLYIEKWRSKSNGKNRERSKSGSSAIDLSGMTLSSLCDSLPKSRLERALSLPSSTSRRGGKSVPKPLTTSKVSNGSETRFPPLPPTSLKHPPNEPHSKTTNLLRERVYEPDVGTAHTPSPSPTKGILSPTQKKSPSFNVLVVPSQRENESKDSYEAPNHVNQSPYSEGIRGGGRQGKEDQVTKKSGNNSQSSPDSPRRSKDKWTKQKKHVAAIPLQIWEPTFEGVVSSNPKFTSPRHQTTSTWPGNTLRQGLMK; translated from the coding sequence ATGACGCGAGGACCGATGGCGGAAACTAGATGGAGTAATTTCAGTGGTACTCCAGCCGACACCAATGATGTCGAGACGATCAACACGGCACCCCCGATCTCTTCCTACAGGACCATGTACCACCATGCCCCTCCACCGGCTGGTAGCGGTAATCAAGGGACTCTGGGGGCGAGTCCCGATCAGCAGATCATCACCCCCATGCCGACAGTGATGCCAGCATCCACCGTCTACGACGCCGGGGACCCATACGGCTTCTCGATCTCGGATTGGTCACCGCGTCACTGCGCCGTCGACGTTGCAAGAGTGCAGATAAAACCGAACGCTTCAAATGCGGTGTCGAGCTCGGATTCTGACATCTTTAAGCGATCCATCAATGAGAGACTCGACAAATACATGGTGATCCGACAACGGACGTTCCATGGGTTGACGAGGAGCAAGAGTGCTCTTCGACGATTACCTCTCACCGACCCGAGAGAGACGATGAGTGAGGGTTCGACGCCGACTTGGTTGCATCGATCAAAGACGGATCTTTACATCGAGAAATGGAGATCGAAATCGAATGGAAAGAATCGTGAACGAAGCAAAAGTGGATCGTCAGCGATTGATTTATCAGGAATGACTTTAAGCTCCCTCTGCGATTCTCTTCCTAAGAGTAGACTTGAGAGAGCTCTATCACTGCCTTCAAGCACATCCCGGAGAGGGGGTAAATCTGTTCCAAAACCCCTGACCACCAGTAAGGTGTCGAACGGTTCAGAAACACGGTTCCCTCCTTTACCACCCACCTCGTTAAAACACCCTCCCAACGAACCACATTCAAAGACAACCAATCTTTTACGGGAACGTGTTTACGAACCCGACGTCGGAACTGCGCACACACCGTCGCCGTCGCCAACTAAAGGTATTCTCTCCCCCACCCAGAAGAAATCTCCATCTTTCAATGTCCTCGTGGTGCCATCACAACGAGAAAACGAGAGTAAGGACTCCTACGAAGCTCCGAATCATGTTAATCAATCTCCTTATAGTGAAGGAATCCGAGGAGGGGGGCGACAGGGCAAGGAAGATCAGGTTACAAAGAAAAGCGGTAATAATTCGCAGTCGTCACCAGATTCGCCGAGGAGATCGAAAGACAAATGgactaaacaaaagaaacacGTTGCTGCAATTCCTCTTCAAATTTGGGAACCAACTTTTGAAGGTGTGGTCTCCAGCAATCCCAAATTCACATCACCTCGCCATCAGACAACAAGTACCTGGCCTGGCAACACTCTAAGACAAGGTCTAATGAAATGA